ccaaacaaaactagggtttcccaAACTAGCAAAAAATGAGCAATTTGATAACATTACTTGGATCAAAACAAGGGGATCGGAGAAGATTACCTTGAGGGAGGGTTTGACTTCGAAATCCACGGACAAATTCTTCGAATATGCAAGATCTGGGAGAGGATTTGAGAGGAGGAGAGGGGCCAAAGCTCGGGTTGAGTGTGTGGGGTGGGGGGAGTGGGGGAGGGGAGCCAGCCAAGTGGctggataagtcacagtgcagcgcctacgAGCTGGGCGTTGCACTTTAaatgtgtggcgcctagctcggaggcgcggCACATTACACGTGgggcgcctagctcggaggcgctgcactgctggatgcgggcccaggggctgccacggtggactgGCGTGCAACGCccccgagctaggcgctgcatcGTAGAGTGTGGCGCCGTCGtagcgggcgctacacaaaaaggtcaggggagtgaaatagtttaacgggcagttcattctgtgaattgATTTCGTCCCGAgatcaaaattgtcaaatttgccacATTTTTATACATGTATAACACTTTTTAAATACATGACGATTTTTTTCAAAATAGATGTCTGAATTTATTTCTCAAAAAAATGTTAACCATTTTTTTAAATACAAGTTGCCAAGTTCGAAGGTGCTAACCACTTAAAATTTATGTCTCAGGTTCGAGTTCCATTAATCTGGTGTTCTTTTTTTAATTAAAATATGTGGCATACCCCTATAAAATTGTCACATGTACTATAATAAATATATTTTCGTTTGTAGGAGTTTCAATAATTTTTTAGATGATTTAAATTTTCTATGGTTTAAATAAATTTATGTGTGCTTACTGGAGGTAGTGCAATTTGTTGTATATGTAAGTCAAATAAGGTTTAAACATTTCAAAAAAGATATTTAAGGAATTATTATTTTTAGCTCATATCCAAGAAATAGACAAAAATGTCAAAAGATACTTAGGGATAACTTCACTTCTAGTTGCAACCTATTAGAAAAAATGATAATAATATCAAAATATGGTAGACAATTCTTCCAAATGGACATGGAACAATGTTATTGATTCATAAGATGGGCACAATTTTTTTAGGAGATTTCGTAAATGTTTGCTATACATTGACATTAAGTTGTACAGTACATAACTATTGTTGTCTTttcgcaaaagaaaaaaaaacatatTGTTGCCTACACGTGAAAAGTACTATAAAAATCTTGAAAAAAAAACTTGGCTCGTTGTATGTAGGAACTTGGCTTGTTGGAACGTAGAGATTAGTGCTACGTGGTTCAAATCCCCGTTCAATCACCTTTTTTTATACTAAACAACTTTGCTAGTTTTATCTGTAAGTAAGATCTTAAAAAGGCATTTAACATAAAGATGGATATGCTCTAGCGGTATATAAGCGTGAGGTCCCCTAGTTCAATGCCTTCTgggagtttttcctttttttaattTAAAGATAAAGGTTTATTAAAGAAATCACACAGTTTTTCTCTCAGTAAAAATATACTTAGCGCGGCCCAACGTCGGGACGACACAGCAGCAGTAGTCCTTTCCCCTCTAAAAAGCGAGCGCCAATTAGGAGAAGCGACGCTCGCTACAGCGCGACCTGGGCTAGCCCACGAAGGGGCACCGCACAAAATGGTGATAAAAAATGAGTGAAAAACATTCCAAAAATTACGTTACAGCGACAATTCAAACTCGTGACCTGCACTACCTACATTTGTCCAGCTAACCACTAGGGCATGTCTTTGCAACTGACAAAATGCAGCGCTAACACTTGAAAAAACTTTCATAGCCGCTCATATATGATTTTCTATAAGAAAAATGAAACTTCACAAATTTCAGACAAGGTTCATGAACATGCAAAAAAACGTTGCCCTATTAAAGAAaatttcaatgattttgaaaaaagttcatcaattttttttaaaataaatgcacaaaaaattgaaaaatgttcataaaaaattcgaaaaaaagttcaccaattcggaaaaagttcatcatttaaaaaaaaatcacaaaacttaaaaaagttcatcatttttggaaAAAAAAGGTCATCCAATTTAAGAAAAGTTCATccaatttgaaaaatgttcgttgaatttgaaaacaattcatagattttaaaaaaagttcatcaaatttgaaaaaaggtcATCGAACTTGAAACAACATCATCAATTGTTAAAAATAATtcaggaaaaaagaaaaaagttcATAGATTTTGAAAAGAAAAGATCATCAAACCTGAAAAAATACATCATCGATTTTGAAAATGTTCACATAttttagaaaagaaaaaaagaaaatcaATGAGGGAAGAAaccaggaagaagaagaaaagaaataaCAGATAACGAAAAATGGAAaaatgaaaaaaggaaaaagaaaaaggaaaagtaAATAATAATTGAAAGAAAAGGTTGAAGCTTATTAGATCTTGTTGTGTGGCAGGATGGTTATACTATCGAACCTCAGTGCAGGAGGTCTCTGGTTCGAGTCGCGAGGGCACACTTATTTTTTGTGGAATGAAGTACACAGTAACAGGACGGCCCAGTGCGGGGCGCTGCAGGGGCCCGTTTACAGAATACACATTAACGGGCGCCTGCAACGGGAAATAGGATTTGCCAAAAAGAGCAACGTCGGGACACGCATCAGCAGCATTCCGTTTTCGTAAATAAAGCACCAGAAGGCCCATCACGTTTTTCTCTAAAGAAGGACTTAGAGCAGCCCAACCTCGAGACAACACTACAGCAGCAGTCCTTTTTCCCCCTAAAAAAAGCTACGTCAGGACATGCAGCAACATCAACACTCCGTTTTCGTAAAAAAAACACCAGAAGGCCGCCCGTGATGATTCAACAACTTTAGAAAAACTAAGGCTTACATATGTGAGTCGCACACGTGACACAGCAGCATGAGCCATCCATGACGGTATGTTTGGTGTACTACTGGTCGACTCGTGACGGTATCCGTGACGGTTCATCATAAGGGCGCCATTGTCGCTCGGTTTGTTCTCGTCACATTAATCTGTGACGGATTTCATGACGAACAGGAAGAATCCGTCATCGATCATGACGGTTCCTGAGAACGTCATCAGAAATCTGTCATGAATTAATACATTTCTTGTGGTGGATGCTTGGCCATCTCCAACTCACGAGCGTGTAAGAGAGTAATCATGAGACAGTAATGATTTAATTTGGTTTTGCAAtgtttttattttaaaaatagTTGGTTTATCTTTGTAAAATAGTTATTTACATGAGAATTATTGAACAAAATAGTTTTTAAAGAGTAATTTGCATTCAAACAGTCTTCATTCTTAATGAAGCTACGAGTTCACATTTGCTCTAACCAAACGGTCTTCAATTTTGGCCACCACAGGAGCCTTGTATTAGCTCTTTCGGTGCGAACGGGAGCTCGGATGTCCGTGCGACGAAGTTGATCTATGACAGTGGCCTTGGTGATCCTGTGCCCCGGTTGGTAAGTTGGGAGATAGCAGGGATGCAAACCAGCGCCAACGATGGGCGAAGATTGCACGACGGATGAGCGGCGCTAGCTAGAGATGGAAAATCTGCCGAAGCAGTTTAGGTGAAAGGATAAAGATggagttttcattttttttttctAATATAATAATGAAAGTCGGACTCACTATAAAGATCGACGTGGGCTTAGCTTTATGGAACTGGGCCTTATGACACGTAGGGCCCATCTGAAGCTTCTAGAGATGTTAATCGGTGGTTGAGAATGTGTGTGACAAAGCATGTGTTTGAGTATTTACTATCTAGGGAAGTATAAACAACAATTTACAATCTCACTGGACCCATAAGCCAATATCCTTGaatgtttttttttctgtttgtgTGTATATGTCGCAAGTTTTCTTGTTTTATTCTTGGTTTGGTACTCTAGCTAGGTCTAGaatttttttttgttctttttttaatttcaaaaaaatcgaGGGATGTCTCAGTTTTTATTAAAAGAAAGAAATATTTGATCCAAAGTTGAATGAGGGTGTCATGCAGGGTTAAATCACAAGATAAACTGATGAAACACATGATGCATTAGTGGATACATATGTAAATCTCACGGGTGATTTGAAGACAAATTGAAAAACATGATGTGTTagttaaataaataaatatcatGATACAAATATAAGTAACCATGCAATAAACTATATGTCCAATACTTCCACGCACGGGCATTTTTGCTACTATTAATAAATTGGTAAAAATCAGAAAATGCGAGGCGGATACACAATCAAACCtggtcaaatgggccggcccggCCCGGCACGGCACGGCCTGGGTTAAACGGGCCCTCCTATAAAAGCCGCCCGCCTCCGTCTCTCCCCCGCACTCCATCGCCTCGCCGCCGTTCCCCGCAATCTCACGGATATCACCCGacgcctcgtcctcctctccaGATCAGATCCCTGCCCGAGGTGAGCACATGCTTGTACATCCCGATCAGCTTGGAGTTCGTTCCGATTGGTTGGTAGGCGCGGCGCTGGTTCGTAGGTCTCGGATCCAGCCAGCGTGGTCTCCCTCCGCCTCCGGAGTTGCTCGTTCCGATTGTGGTTGGTAGGCGCGGCGCGGGTTCATAGGTCTCGGATCCAGCGCCGTCTTGTATCCTTTCCTGCCTGGCTTTCATAGGTCTCGGAACCCTACCTCGACTAGGATAGTAGGATTTAATTAGTTAGGGTTTGTTTGTTTGGTAACACCACCTAGCTAGGGTTCGATTATCCGTAATAAGGAATCAATCTGACGTTTTAGTTAGGGTTTGCTTGGTTGGTTGTGGTCAGATTTTGGTTTCTCAAATGGTGTATGAATTCTTCAACTGTGCCTGTCGCGATTTTtgggcggaaattgatgatttcgggggcaaaatCCGAGGGATTTTGTGGATGAAAGATGGGGggaaatgctagatccactcgaaaccaagcaaatccatggatcaaaatcaacaaaacttcatcatgccaacaaatcacaaaaaaaaaatgggggctatttttggtggggaaatttcgaattaggacgaaaaacaacaaaatcaagctagaaaacgaaTCTTAATTTGGATGGAATTCATGCTATGTTGTTCGATTTCAGTTTATGCCAGAATGTTAAATTTTTTGTTTTATCAACTGTGTTTGAGCGTAGTAGATTTGTTGCATATTCATGTTCTAGCTCTGTCTGTTTGGATAGGTAACAATATTTTTTGGGATCCTAAAATATTTATGCACAGGCAGCACTTAACCTGTAGTCATATGCGCTGCTTTCCAGCTCTGTTGTTTGGaagtttatttattttatgtGATACTAATATTTGCCAATGATGATGTATCTTTTGCCAACCAACCAAtctctagtcttcttcttgaggaGTTCTGTAAATGCTGGCTGGTTTGGTTTTCTGTCCTCACTATGCCCTTGCACATGGGATGCAATTTTTTATTTCCCAGCTGTTTAGTTTATTGTTTCCTTTGATGGTGAGGCATTAATTCTGGAGATGCAATTTTCTTGCTCACAATAATACAATGAATGATGGCATCTCTATGCTACTTTGAACCAAATTATATTATATTCCCCCCTCTGTTAATTATTTTTCTGTTTTGGGTGATTGAGTGTATTCATTCATTTTGTTTAGTTGCCTATCAGTATAGTACATGGTTGAATTGCTGCTTTCACTTCATATTAATAACTATTCTGTCGCACAATGCAAATATATATATGCTGTCCTAACTAATTAAGTAGAAGCTTGGATTGGTGCTGTATGGTCTCTTCCTGACATTAAATCCTCCTCTGTTTGTGCTGTCTGTACCAGCTGGTAGCAGCAACCAACTGTTCTGCTGCTGCAGCCTTCTTCGCCGCCAAAAGGAAATGATGCTCTACGAAATCCACTCCCATGCCCAAATCCAAGACCTGCAGGCCCGCTCCGATGAGCTGGGCCACCCCGAAGGCATAATGGGTGTGGATCTTGTCTCTCTGGAGTCGGTGCGCATAGCGCGCGAGTCGTATGCACTCCTCTGCCCGCTGATCAAGGAGTTTGTGTTCTGGGGATGCCCGCAGCTGAAAAACCTCTCGGTCGTGGCACGCTTGTCGCTGGAAATCCAAATGCTCGAGCATGATGTGTTACCCCAGCTCAAGGTTCAGGAAGCCAAGCTGGAACAGGGCGCCCTGGAAGCCCTCCTACTCATGAAGAACTCAGCAATTATGCTCTTACATCTGAGGAAGCGCTTTATGTTAGCCTTGGGCGTATTGCTTGCCGAGGATGATCTGGTCTTAGCCCGAGTCAAAAAGCTGAGCATAATGCTAAAGGATACTGCTGATGCTGTACTCAAAGGTGATGGTAACATTGCCTGGCTTGAGGAGCGTGTCCTGTTGCTGGTCCAGCTGGTCACCAATGTGTTGGAGACCCCGGTTCGTTTCTATGATCCTGATGAGGACGATGAGAAGACCTATCAGCCAGCTCGAGGCTGTTGTGATGAGTATTTCTTAGGGGCGTGGCAAACAGTTTAGAATCAAATGTTGCGATGTATTTCTTGGACCCTCCTTTATGTTTGGATGTGTTATTAATGGATTTTAAATGATATGTATcttgggtagtgttttctcattCTGTGCTAGTAGGGTACAACTTGCAATTACTTtcattttttttttttgagaaacaccCATTCTGTGTTTTACTGTACAGTCACATGGAGGTATTCGCTCTTTTGGGGGAATATATGCCAGAAGAATATAGTATGTTAGAAAAGAaatcccaaatataagtcttttaagAGGTTTCACTAAAAGACTACATACATACGGATGAATATAGACATACTTTAGAACGTATgtagttttctactagtgaaatcTCTTAAAAGACTtgtatatttagaaacggagggatcTGTGAGTGTTCATGATTAAAGCTTTGCAAATACCATAAACAAATCATGATTAAAGCTTTGCAAATACCATAAACAAATCATCACCTTGTACTTGAAGCTGAATTGAATTGAAATGTGATTagcccccaccgtgcgccatcaTTTCATCCTCCATATCTCCATTTCCTCTTGTTGCGCCGCAATCCTCAACTAAACTAGGCTGCTCCACGTTGCTGTCACCAGCCCCTTCTCCGCCCACCTCCCCCTTCTCCTGACACGCAGATCTAGTTGCGTCGGTCGTCGCGCAACAACCCTAGCCACGACGAGCTCCACCACCGTGCGGTCCGGGAGCCGCGCCGCAGTCCTCAACTAAACTAGGCTGCTCCACCTTGTCGTCACCAGCCCCTTCTCCGCCCACCTCCCCCTTCTTCTGACACGCAGATCTAGTTGCGCCGGTCGCCGCGCAACAACCCTAGCCACAACGAGCTCCACCACCGTGCGGTCCGGGAGCCGCGCTGCAGTCCTCAACTAAACTAGGCTGCTCCACCTTGCCGTCACCAGCCCTTTCTCCGCCCACCTCCCCCTTCTCCTGACATGCCCTAaaccctctagatcttaaaagccccctatcttttattctgttaggtttttggtgattctaaaaatcttcaacggggttcccccggttgaattcggatgtaacttttcgagtagatgatttttcatataaaaaactttttaatccgagttcgtatgcaaaagttatgcccattttactaaattccagagagattttgcaaataaagtcgaaattcatatttgtaaattttcccaacaactagaccacatatcacatgggaaacttatattcttttattttttgacatttctatcattttcttttattatttttaaaaCTAAAAAGGCGGTCCCAGAGGGGTgcatttagtaatggcgcaccttcacaaagtgcgccattactatgtgtatgacttggtcaaagttagtaatggcgcactttgtataggtgcgtcattactaagtttgacatagtaatgacgcacctatgcaaagtgcgccattactaagtttgaccaatGTTTGACCCAATCATACACATAGTTATGACGCACTTTGtaaaggtgcgccattactaaaagtgcgccattactatgtgtatgactgggtcaaaccttggtcaaacttagtaatggcgcacttttcacctggtgcgccattactgttTTGGTTACTAATGGCGTATCTACACATGGCGCGCCACatgtatagtgcgccattagtgttcaTATTGGCTATAGCTATTTTTCTAGTAGTGTGCTATATGCCTAGACTCATTGCAGCCTCGTCGGTCAAACTAAGCTGCCATCCAGAGGCTACGGATTCAAGTACACCGGTAGCAAGAACATATTGCAGAGAATCAAATTAAGCAAGTGGCAAGTAATGATGAATGAAATTCAGCAATCTTACCCTAAACATAGCTACGGCCGCCGTTCAGACGAGGAGAGCGGCGAGGGaagcgtggagaacggcgggAAAGCGATGCCGCGACCATTGTCCTCCTCCTCTTGCGCTTCGGAGTCATCTCTGACTCGGTTGGAGGCTCCACAATCTGCAACGGCACCTCGTGCACCGTGGGTTCCTGATCCAGTGGATGCTCTACCTTGGATTtgaacgcccaccacctccgcctggtCCACGGGCCGGACGAATcggcctgctccatcgcccagaggaggatCTCGACGAAGTGCATCGGTTGTGCGGGTGGGGAGGGGGGAAAGCTTTGCCTTCTCCCTACTCGTCATTTGCTTCAAAGTGGCCATTGCCGTCCAGTGCATCTGACTTGTGTTGTGAAACCAAGAACGGATCACCGTCGACCTTCTCATCTtgacctggtcgccgccggcgatctacTCAATCTGCTGCTCCATCGAGGTTTTTGCGTGGATGGAAGAGGGGGGTGGATGTGGAAGCTGAGAAGAGCAAAGTTGCGGCCGTGAGAAGGAGGAGAAGGCTAGGAGATGGCCGCGGTTGTAATGGTGATGGAAGAGGGGAAGTTTCACGGCGGTGGCCATTTGCATTGGACGAGAGGGGCGGCGGTTTTGTATTGGACGAGAGGGCCACCTTGTCATATTTTTCCTAGGACTAAAGTGCCCCTAGATTAAAAGGTGTCCCCACCCACCTTGTCATTAGTACTTTTGAGTACTTTCATCCGCGTATTTTCGAGTACCACGTATGTGCGCCGTTAGATCGAGGCACAAAAAACGCCAACTAGTGTAAAAGTTGTACTGAAGTAATTATCATATCTCATGTTCATGTACCCCtttgtcccaaaataagtgtcatggTTTTAGTTTTAAATTTAAACTAAAAGCACGACACTTATCAGGGAGTACTTAGTAGTTAGTATAGAATATAAGCGTCAGCAAAGCTTTCTCTTCTTGTGCTTGGAGGTTTTAGTACTTCTTGTAGGCAGGCAGACAGGTGCGCTACCTTGTGAGTGAGAGTAGAAGAGTGGGCGGCGAGCTTGGACATCAACTCCTTCAACAGAGCATGGCAGCTTCTGGAGACATGTCGCCATGGCCTCGTCTAGTTTGGTGGGAGAGTTGATGAGCAAGTCAAAGCACGCGTCCTTGAGCCCTTGGCAGTGATGCTGCTCAGCGTGGTTGCCACGGTGCTCACGTCCATGTGCGGCCCAGTAGCGGATCTAGCCCAATAAGCCAGGGTGGGCCAACAGTATATATTTTTCCTTAATATTTTTTTACCATTTTTCCTATGCTATAAAGCTTTTCAAAAAATCCGCCACTGCATGTGCCTGCACAATCTATCCTCGCAAAATTAACCAGCTTGAGCCTCTCCATGCCGTACCTGTCCGCGGCCTCCATGAGATGTTGAGCCATGGCGACCCcatccccttcttcttcttcttcttctggcaGCGAGTCGGTGTACACGAAATGCAGCAGATGCCTGAAAACATCTGCTCGCATGCCGTCGATTTGCACGCCGCTCTCTTTCATTGCGCCGTACAGCTCCGCCCTGAGGACTGTGGACCGTGCCGCGAGCACGCACGCACCCGTGCGCGGCGAAGGTCTCCCCGCCGACCCGGAACCTCACGTCCGCGCCCTCGCCGCTCCGGAGGAGGCCACGGAAGTGGTGAGGCCAATCAGACGGGGGCACCACCACGCCCTGACCGACGACGGACCTTGGCGGATCGTATTCATATTTCATAATCATATATATGCGAGGACCTCGATGACCGTGAAGCAGTCGTCCTTGAGGAGGTGGCGCTCCAGGTCGGCCCTCTCGACCAAGTCGTCGCAGCTCCAGTAGGCGTCGGCGCCCACCAAGTCGCGCACCTCGCCGCTGGTCCTAGCGTAGCGCGGCACCGGGTTGGCGTGGTGGTCGAGCATGTCGAACTCAACCACGGCCTTGATGGCGGCGTCGAGGACGGCCTTGACAGACACGAAACCGGTGGTTTCCGGGGTGGTGCCGCTGGGGTAGAAGCTGTTGGGGTTGCTCTTCCTCATCCACGAGTAGCCTTGGATCTTCATCATGTGGCGCATCGTCGGCGTCGTGGCACAGAGAATGGAGGCTGAGTCGCCGTTCGCAGCAGCCATGACGGCGTACCTGGGTCCGGTTCGGCGGTCGTCCAGCTCTGACGACCTAGGACTAGGAGTGAGCGAGACAGCTTGATGAGGCCGCCGGACTTCTCTCCGATCGACGAGTCTCCCTTCGCTTATACTAGCTTAGCCCGCGCGGCGACACGCCACGCTCATCGATAAGTCGCGACTATGTAGACTATGGTCCAAACAAATAGAGTAATAAATAGTTATTCGCTATCAATTAAAGAGAGGCATAACAATATGTAAAAGAATTGAATATGACAACATTTATTATTACAACCATGCAAATGCATGGTCACAAACAGAGCGGTAAACATTGGCACACCTCTAATAAAACTATTTATTAAAACCATATGCAGTTCACCCTATATAATGGCCCGTATACGGGATACTAACGTACTGCAGTAAGAAGTCGCAAACATCATTCTGGTGTAGCCTCCTGCGGGATTACTGTCGATGTTGGTGAACTACCATGCGCTGTGGACGCCCTCGGTCCTTTGACAACGACCTCGATAGGAAGCTATATCTACTTTACCTTACTAGAGATGGGGACCTGGCAGTGGCCTCCGACGAAGAACTGCCGTGGGCGCAAATGAAATTTGAGAGACGGGCGCACTATGCAGGGGTGAGCGGTAGAAGCGAGATGCGAACCATTGATGAAGAAGGCGAGCCCTTTTATGGACCAGTACGATGGTGAAAAGGTGGGCAGTGGGAAGAAATCCGGCGTCGAGAGGCATCCAGATTGCACGAAATCAGCGGTGGCCGGCACGTGAGAATTTGCATGAATTATGTGGTCACATCAATCTACAGGAACTTCCTACATACACTAAAAAAACGAAAAATACAGAACATCAGCGTGAGTTTCAATTATCAAACATATTCCTGTTTTAGTTTACGCATGAGAGCCGCAATACAAACATTAAGTAGAACAGCATACCTGCGTATACTATGACAACCTTTTTACTACCATAAGCACATCATAATTTCCAAGACAACTATATCCATTAGGACGTTTTGTACTTGATACTGAAACTTAGCAAGAGAGTTGAAACAACACTGGTATCACTAAAAAAACAACACTTCATTGCTGATGACATTTTGTTTTAACCATCTGCCGAACATATATAATTTCTCAATATAAATCTGAAAAGTGCTTGAATTATCTAGCTAACATACTTTACAATTTCTAACCCCACTTTATAACTGTTTTTTTTTGCATCGCCTTTATAACTGGTTGGATAGTTATTATCTGCTCTAGCATGACCAAATATTAGTCAAATAAATCATGCATAATACTAAATCACAATGGAAACATTGAGAGGGGGAATAAACTTACCAACATGGAACAATACATGGCACCAGATCACATGCATGGATATGCTAACTTTGAGAACGGGAATAAATTAACTTAGGGTCTTTCTAGGCcgcatctagatgtgacataactatgtcacatctaagtaTGACATCAACGCCACCTCATCCTAGCATAAACCCACTCTtcttgttttttgtttgtttgttatttttctttttgTTTGAAACAATTCTGTTTCCGCCTGGCACATATACGCCATGGAGTAGAGGAGTAGTACGTGTGTGTGTGGTTGCCTCGTTGGAGCCCCGCTGCTGCGCTGCTCACGATAACAACACGCGTTGTGCTGCCGCCTTTTTTTCGCATGGTACGCATTGTACTGTCTCTGCTTCACTTCATGCACGCATTGCGCTACAGCTTTTTTGTGTGCATGATACGCATTATGCTGCCGCTGCTTGACATGCATGTATACCTTGAAGAATCACACGTGTGTATCAGTGTACGTATGTATGTACGTACACGGGCGGGCGGCAATGTATGTCTCTCCCAGGCTGGGCATGCGAGGGTCATGTGAGTGGAAACTTATAAAAATGTCCATGAAACTTACAAATTCCCATATAACTATTACAACTTGTAAATTTACAAACTTGAGAATGAGAACATCTATTAAAATTCTGAACAACTTTTGGAAACCTCAATATTTTCTAAATTCTAGATTTTTTTAATTGATGAATGCAATTTTTGGAAAACGCGAACATTTTTCGAATTGGTGAACACAATTTTTGAAAATGCTATCATTTTTAcaaaattcaaaacaaatttAGAAAAACCCAAACAATTGTTGCATTGCTGAACAAACTAGCCTTATCTACAAAAGGATATGCCTCAaaaaggatgtgtcttatttgTATACAACTATGAGATTTCAACGAAAGATGGGGAACTAACTCAATGGGCTGGAacaaaatatcatataaatggtGGCTTTTTCAAAAGAAAATACACATGAAAACTTGGTTCCCTCTCACTCGGTTGCATGTCTTAAAAAAGGGTCGAAAATGGGCTTACAAGTGGGACAGTTGAAAAAAATGGTTTGGGtggaaaaaataaaaatgaaacaaTGTTGAGCAGCTAAATAGGGAGaacaaagaaaaaataaaaaatattaacTGTCAGGGTGAGGGCTCACATTTTGCGTATTGAAGATGGAATTGTAGCTCAAATAAAAATTGGTCGCTCACCCTAGTTGCAAGCAGATGTGAACT
This genomic window from Aegilops tauschii subsp. strangulata cultivar AL8/78 chromosome 4, Aet v6.0, whole genome shotgun sequence contains:
- the LOC109748528 gene encoding uncharacterized protein, which produces MMLYEIHSHAQIQDLQARSDELGHPEGIMGVDLVSLESVRIARESYALLCPLIKEFVFWGCPQLKNLSVVARLSLEIQMLEHDVLPQLKVQEAKLEQGALEALLLMKNSAIMLLHLRKRFMLALGVLLAEDDLVLARVKKLSIMLKDTADAVLKGDGNIAWLEERVLLLVQLVTNVLETPVRFYDPDEDDEKTYQPARGCCDEYFLGAWQTV